A single genomic interval of Lynx canadensis isolate LIC74 chromosome A2, mLynCan4.pri.v2, whole genome shotgun sequence harbors:
- the SNTN gene encoding sentan: MCGCMHSTQDQALHLEGDPSLPGAPTSTLAPRKMPKSISVSKQLASVKALRKGSDLEKAIATIALIFRNSSDPDGKLGKATAKNLLQTQFRNFTEGQETKPKYKDLLSELDEYTENKLDFEDFMILVLSITVTSELLQNIWSVKTMK; the protein is encoded by the exons ATGTGTGGCTGTATGCACAGTACCCAGGACCAAGCCCTCCACTTGGAAGGGGACCCCAGtcttcctggagccccaacatccaCTTTGGCACCTAGGAAAATGCCCAAAAG CATTTCAGTATCCAAGCAACTGGCTTCAGTGAAAG CTCTCAGGAAGGGCTCAGATCTGGAAAAGGCCATTGCTACCATTGCTCTGATTTTCAGAAACTCTTCTGACCCTGATGGTAAACTTGGAAAAGCTACTGCCAAAAATCTGCTGCAAACCCAATTTAGGAATTTCACGGAG ggacaagaaacaaaaccaaaatacaaagaCCTCCTTTCTGAACTCGATGAGTACACTGAAAATAAGCTTGATTTTGAGGATTTCATGATTTTGGTCTTAAGCATCACTGTAACTTCAGAGTTGCTACAAAATATATGGAGTGTAAAAACGATGAAGTaa